The genomic stretch CCGTGTCACCCCGGCCCGCAGGAACTTCCAGCTCTCACCCAGCACATCCTGCTCCTGCAGCATGTACAGGCGCCAGAAGCATCCCCAAGACCGCCGCACCTCATCATCCTCCACAGCAAACGGTGGTCCTGGCAACTGCGCTTGATCGTAATCCAGAGTAATCAGCAACCCCCGCAACTCGGCCGGCAAGATCTGCTGCAGATGCGCGCCATAACGCTCGCGCATTGGTGGCGGCAAGGCGATCAGTGCCGCGCGATCGTACAGCGCAGCACAATCAGCCACATCGCGCGCCGTCAGCGCAAAAAAATCGCCGCACCACAGCTCAATGGCCCCGGCACGATAGACCTTGAACGCGCCCGCATCACTTACCTCTGGCGCTAACTGCTGCTCGCTGAAAAAGTCTTCGACAGCCGTTTGCGAAAGTTCGATCCCGAGCACCTGGTGCCCCTGCCCTGCCAGCCACAGCAGGTCCAGGCTCTTGCCACACAACGGGACTAGCACACGTGCCCGCGCAGGGATCGCCAGCTCCGGCCAGTGCCGCTGCAAATACGGATTGACTTGCGGCAGGTGAAAACCGATCTGGTTCGAAGCCCACTTCTTGTGCCAAAACTCCGGCTGCATAAATCACCCTGAAAATTCGATCAATAGGCTCTAAAACTTATATTAGATTTAGATCAATGATCTGACTGAAGATGCAGTCATCTTACCGCTCAGGACCTCCTCCATGTTCCCCAGCCTGTTTATCTCCCACGGCTCACCGATGCTGGCACTGGAACCAGGCGCCAGCGGGCCGGCACTGGCGCGCCTGGCCAGCGAGCTGCCAACCCCCAAGGCCATCGTGATTGTCTCCGCGCACTGGGAAAGTCGGGACCTGCGGGTCAGTAGCGGCACCCAGCCAGAAACCTGGCACGACTTTGGTGGCTTTCCTGCCGCCCTCTTCGCCGTGCAATACCCCGCACCCGGCCAGCCAGAGTTGGCGGCACAGGTCGCCGAACTGCTCAAGACTGACGGCCTGCCGGCACAACTGGACGGGCAACGCCCGTTCGATCATGGGGTCTGGGTGCCGTTGTCGCTGATGTATCCGCAGGCCGACATCCCCGTGGTGCAGGTGTCACTGCCAAGCCACGCCGGCCCGGCACTGCAGACCCGGATCGGCCATGCGCTGGCCAGCCTGCGCCAACAAGGCGTGCTGTTGATCGGCTCCGGCAGCATCACCCACAACCTGCGAGAGTTGGACTGGCATGCCGGCCCGGAGAGCATCGAACCCTGGGCCCGCGAGTTCCGTGACTGGATGATCGACAAGCTGGCGGCCGACGATGAAGCGGCGCTGCATGATTACCGCCAACAGGCGCCCAACGCGGTGCGCAGTCACCCGAGTGACGAGCACTTGCTGCCGCTGTATTTTGCCCGCGGTGCCGGCGGCGAGTTCAGCGTGGCGCACACAGGTTTTACCCTGGGCGCACTAGGCATGGACATCTATCGTTTTGGCTGACCACTGAACCTGGAAAGCAAACAGCAGGCAAAAAAAATCCCCGAACCAGTCGGGGATTTTTTATCGTAGATCAATCAGCCCAAGGGCGGATTAATCTTCGCGGTAGCGACGCAGTTTCAGCTGCTTACCGGCAACACGAGTATCCTTCAGCTTGGTCAGCAGTTTCTCCAGACCATCTTCCGGCAGCTCTACCAGCGAGAAGCTGTCACGCACCTGGATGCGACCGATTGCTTCGCGAGCCAGGCCACCCTCGTTAAGGATGGCGCCCAACAGGTTCTTGGCAGCGATACCGTCACGCGCACCCAGCGCGGTACGGCAACGAGCACGACCTTCGGCCAGCGGGATCGGTGCACGACGCTCACGATCACCACGGTCCGGACGATCACCAGTACGCTCTGGACGGTCGCCACGTGGTGCATTGTTCGGCACCAGTGGACGCTCCTTCTCGATCGCGGCCAGGGTCAGCGCTTGACCGTTGGTGGCCTTGCGCAGCAGGGCTGCGGCCAGGGCACGTGGGCTGCAACCGATATCGGCGGTCAGGCGATCAAGCAGATCACCGTGGGTCGATTCGGCATCGGCAACCAGCGGCGCCAGGCTGTTGGTCAGTTTCTTGATGCGCGCATCGAGAACTGCCTGGGCGTCCGGCAGGCGAACTTCAGCAACTTTCTGCCCGGTTACACGCTCGATCACTTGCAGCATGCGGCGCTCACGAGGAGTCACCAGCAGCAGTGCACGACCTTCGCGACCCGCACGGCCGGTACGGCCGATACGGTGAACGTAGGATTCCGGATCGTACGGCATGTCAACGTTGAACACGTGAGTGATGCGCGGAACGTCCAGGCCACGAGCAGCAACGTCGGTCGCCACAACGATGTCCAGACGGCCATCCTTGAGGGAGTCGATCACGCGCTCACGTTGGTTCTGGGCAATGTCGCCGTTCAGCGCAGCGGCTTTGTAGCCTTTGGCTTCCAGGGCGCTGGCCAGGTCCAGGGTCGCTTGCTTGGTGCGCACGAACATGATCAGGGCGTCGAAATCTTCCACTTCCAGCAGGCTCAATACAGCCGAGGTCTTCTGGTCAGCGTGAACCAACAGGTGAGCCTGTTCGATCGCGGTAACGGTCTGGGTCTTGGTCTGGATCTTCACGTGTTGCGGATCGCGCAGGTGGCGTTCGGCAATGGCACGGATCGACTGCGGCAAAGTAGCCGAGAACAATACGGTCTGACGGGTAGCTGGCAATGCCTTGAAGATAACTTCCAGGTCATCCATGAAGCCCAGCTTGAGCATTTCGTCAGCTTCGTCGAGAACCAGGTGGTTCACGGTCGACAGGACTTTCTCGTCGCGACGCAGGTGGTCGCACAGACGGCCCGGGGTGGCGACAACAATCTGTGCGCCATTACGGATTGCTTTCAATTGTGGGCCCATCGGCGCGCCGCCGTAGACAGCCACAACAGTTACGCCTGGCATTTGCTTGGCGTAGGTTTCAAAAGCAGTTGCAACTTGCAGCGCCAACTCTCGGGTTGGCGCCAGGATCAGGGCTTGCGGCTCGCGCTTGGCAGGATCGATGCAGTGCAGGATAGGCAGGGCGAACGCGGCGGTTTTACCGGTACCGGTTTGCGCCTGGCCAATCATGTCTTGGCCGGCCATGATGATCGGGATCGATTGCTGCTGAATAGCCGAAGGCTCTTCGTAGCCGGTCGCGATGACGGCTGCCAGAATATTCGGATTAAGATTAAAAGCGGCGAAGCCGCCGGTTTCCTGGGTCATGGGTCTGCCTCTAAGTGCATCCGCAAAGACCCATGCTCCAAAGCTGCGCGTGCCGTGTTGAGACTCAAGAGTCGCCCTGGCAGCTTTGTCGGCGGGGATTTGCGAAAACGAATGAATGAAAAGAATCGTCAAGGAAGAGTCCGCAGTGCGGACGTGCAGCCGAAGCTGACTTCGGGGAATTGCTCTACCTAAACGCGGCCCGGCTAAAGGCCGGCGCGCACTATACCGGAATTAGCTGAAAAAGGGAGCTTTTTTTATCGAAAAAAGCCTGTGAACGCAGGACTGTCACAGCTTTTGCGGATATTCGCGCGACAGTCTATTTTTCAAAGGCCCGGCCCTGCTGGTCATGGCGCTTAAACGGTTCATCTTGCGGGCCGGGACCTTTGGTCCGATGCCTCCTTTCCCTCCGAGGATTTACTCCATGAATCAACCGGATAAGAGTCGTGTCAGCCGAGAACGACAGGGGCATGTGCTGTTGATCGGGCTGGATCGGGTCGCCAAGCGCAACGCATTCGACCTCGATCTGCTGAACGCCTTGAGCCTGGCCTATGGCGAGTTCGAGGCCGACTCAGAGGCCCGGGTTGCCGTGGTGTTTGCCCATGGCGAGCACTTTACCGCCGGCCTCGATCTGGTGAGTGCCAGCGGCGCACTGGCCAAGGGCTGGCAGGTTCCGACCGGCGGCTGCGATCCGTGGGGAGTATTCGTCGGGCCCAGGGTCAGCAAGCCGGTGATTGTAGCCGCCCACGGGTATTGCCTGACCATCGGTATCGAGTTGATGCTGGCGGCGGACATCAACCTGTGCGCCAGCAACACCCGCTTTGCGCAGATGGAAGTCCAGCGCGGGATCTTTCCTTTCGGCGGCGCCACCTTGCGCCTGCCTCGACTGTCGGGCTGGGGCAATGCCATGCGCTGGTTGTTGACCGGTGACGAGTTCGACGCCCACGAAGCGTTGCGCCTGGGACTGGTGCAGGAGGTCATGGCCAGCGAGGACCTGTTGCCACGCGCCATTGAACTGGCTGAACGCATCGCTCGACAGGCACCGCTGGGGGTTCAGGCGACATTACAGTCGGCGCGCCAGGCCCACCTCGAAGGTGAAGCCGCGGCGGCAGCGAGTTTGCCGGCGTTGGCCAAGGAGCTGTTGAACAGCGAGGACGCCAAGGAAGGCGTGCGATCGTTGATCGAGAAGCGCCCGGCCATTTTCAAAGGATGTTAACCCCTGGCGCTCCATCAGGTGGCTGGGCGAATGGCCTTGATCAGGTTCTGCAACGAGTAACCCAGGCGCGGGGCCAGGGCTTCGGCGCGGGCGCTCAACCCGTGCATGTCCAGCTCCTGGTCGAGCTCCGCTGGCACGATCAGGATCACATTGCCCTCCTTCACCGGCAGCTCCCAGTAATGGCGGTGATAAAGCCCGCGCAGCAATGCCGCACCCAATGGCTTGCCATCATCGGTCGCCCATTGGTTGATCACCAGCCAACCGCCCGGATTCAGGCGTTTCTGGCAGTTCTCCAGGAAATTCCACGCCAGATGCCCGACACCCGGTCCGACATCGGTGTAGAGGTCGACGAAGATCAAATCTGCAGGCTCGGCGGTTTCCAGCAGATCGAGCGCATCGCCGATGCGGATGTACAGGCGCGGGTCATCGTCCAGGCCCAGGTACTCGATGGCCAGGCGCGGTACGTCCGGGCGCAGTTCAATGGCTTCTACGTCTTCCAGCGGCAGGAACTTCAGGCAGGCCTGGGTCAAGGTACCGGCACCCAGCCCAAGGAACAGCGCGCTGTCCGGCTGCTCGTGGCACAGCGCGCCAATCAGCATGGCGCGAGTGTAGTCATACTCCAGCCAGCTCGGGTCGGCGGTGAACACGCAGCTCTGCTCGATGGCGTCGCCAAATTCGAGGAAGCGGTAATCCGCCACTTCCAGCACCCGGATCATGCCGAACTCATCGTGCACTTCGGCGAGCAGATGCTCGACGCGCTCCTCAGTCATTTCGTCTCCTGGTCGTTGCCCGGCCAGTCCCCAGACAACGTTATCATTCGTTCCGCGTTAGGCGGCAAAGGCGCGATTGTCGGCCAAGCATCGCCAGCAGGTCACGTACTAATTGCTGATAACATGAGGTCCCGTGCGTAAACACTAGAGACCGTGATGAGCCAACCCTGGAGCCCTGACAGCTGGCGCGCCTTGCCGATCCAGCAACAACCCCACTACCCGGACGCGGCGCACCTGCATGCCGTCGAGCAAAGCCTGGCCAGTTATCCGCCCCTGGTGTTTGCCGGTGAGGCCCGGGAGTTGCGCCGTCAGTTTGCCGAGGTCACCGAAGGGCGTGCGTTTCTGTTGCAAGGCGGCGATTGCGCGGAGAGCTTTGCCGAGTTTTCGGCGGCGAAGATTCGCGACACCTTCAAAGTGCTGCTGCAAATGGCCATCGTCATGACCTTTGCCGCCGGCTGTCCAGTGGTCAAGGTCGGCCGGATGGCAGGGCAGTTCGCCAAGCCGCGCTCGGCCAACGACGAAACCATCGATGGCGTGACCCTGCCGGCCTATCGGGGTGACATCGTCAACGGCATCGGCTTCGACGAAAAAAGCCGGGTGCCGGACCCGGACCGCCTGCTGCAGTCATACCATCAGTCCACAGCCACCCTGAACCTGTTGCGCGCCTTCGCCCAGGGCGGTTTTGCCGACCTGCACCAGGTGCACAAGTGGAACCTGGACTTCATCGCCAACTCGGCGCTGGCGGAAAAGTACAGCCACCTGGCCAACCGTATCGATGAAACCCTGGCCTTCATGCGCGCCTGCGGTATGGACTCGTCGCCACAATTGCGCGAGACCAGCTTCTTCACCGCCCACGAAGCCCTGCTGCTCAATTACGAAGAAGCTTTCGTGCGGCGCGACAGCCTGACCAACGACTATTACGACTGCTCCGCCCACATGTTGTGGATCGGCGACCGCACTCGCCAGCTCGACGGCGCTCACGTCGAGTTCCTGCGCGGGGTCAACAACCCGATCGGGGTCAAGGTCGGCCCGACCATGAACACCGATGAGCTGATTCGTCTGATCGACGTGCTCAACCCGGAAAACGATCCGGGCCGCCTTAACCTGATTGCCCGCATGGGCGCGAACAAGGTCGGCGATCACCTGCCGCAGCTGATTCGTGCCGTGGAACGTGAAGGCAAAAAGGTGCTCTGGAGCAGCGACCCGATGCACGGCAATACCATCAAGGCCAGCAGCGGCTACAAGACCCGGGATTTCGCGCAGATCCTCGGTGAGGTGAAGCAGTTCTTCCAGGTTCACCAGGCCGAAGGCACTTACGCTGGCGGTATTCACATCGAGATGACCGGTCAGAACGTCACCGAGTGCATTGGCGGCGCACGTCCGATCACCGAGGACGGCTTGTCGGACCGCTACCATACCCACTGCGATCCACGGATGAATGCCGATCAGTCGCTGGAGCTGGCGTTCCTGATCGCTGAAACCCTGAAGCAGGTTCGCCGCTAAGGCGGGCTACCCCCCGGCCAACGCCACCCGCAACCGCGCCGCACTGGCGCGGGGGCAATTGAGTTGAATCTGCGCCAGGCCCAACCAGTTGGCCATCTTGCGCAAATTGTCCGCCAACGCCTGCATGCCCGCCTCATCGAGACCCGGTTGCTCTTCGTGCACCGCGTGCACCGCCAGCCGCCCCAACGCCCGCTCAGCCCGCAGATCGACCCGCGCGGCGATCCGCTCGTGGTGCAGAAACGGCAACACGTAATAGCCATACACCCGCTTGGCGGGTGGCGTATAGATTTCCAGGCGGTATCGGAAGTCGAACAGACGCTCGGTCCGGCTGCGTTCCCAGATCAACGAGTCAAAGGGTGAAAGCAAGGCACTGGCGCTGACCCGGCGTGGGACTTTCGGCTCGGGCAAACAGTACGCCCGTTGCTTCCAGCCCTGCACTTCGCAGGCCTGCAACGCGCCATCCTCTACCAGTTCCGCCAACGCGCTGCGACACTGCGCCAGCTCCAGGCGAAAATAGTCGCGCAAGTCCTTCTCAGTCGCCACGCCCAGTGCAGCGGCGGCGTGCAGGAGCAGTCCTCGTTGCGCATCTGCCTCGCTTGGCAGAGCAACACTGAGCACGGACGCGGGAATCACCCGTTCCGGCAGATCGTAGAGCCGCTCAAAACCGCGCCGCCCCGCTACCGTGACCTCTCCGGCAGCGAACAACCACTCCAACGCGTGTTTTTCCGCACTCCAGTCCCACCAGGGCCCTGCTCGCTCCTGGCGTGTCGACAAACTCCCAGCCCCCAACGCACCGAGCTCCTCGACCGAGGCCAGGACCCGGCGGATGGTGTCCTGCTGTTCCCGCCCGAAACGCGCCAATTGCTGATAGATGCCCTCGCCTTGCGCGGCCCGTTGCATCCGCCAGCGCAGCAACGGATACATCGACAACGGCAACAATGAGGCCTCATGCCCCCAGTATTCGAACAAGGTGCGCCGCCGCCCTTGACCCCAGGCGGCCTGATCAAGTAGCCCGGAGGAGTAGTCTCCAAGGCGCGAGAACAAGGGCAGGTAATGCGAGCGCACCAGCGCGTTGACCGAATCGATCTGCAGCACACCCAGACGCTCGATCAACCGATTGAGCTGGCTCGACTTGACCGCTGCTGGCGACTGACGCCCAGAGAAACCTTGGGCCGTCAGTGCCAGGCGCCTGGCTTGCTTGAGGGAAAAACACAGGGAGCCGGTCATGTAACCATCCTTGGTGAAGGTTTCCTCCACCTTAATACCAGGCTCACCAAACGCCAATGGCAGGCTCAACGCTTCAGTGGATCATCCCAGAACGGACGCGATGACTCCCTGACCACATCTGCCCGACTCAGGCCGATATCCCGCAACCGGTCATCGCTCATCCGTGCAAGCTCTGCACGGTCCTTACTCAACTGGTGCCACCGCCCCAGTTTCGCGAGCGCCCTGGACAAATGCCGGACCGACCTGTCCAGCGTTGACTCCATGGCCCCGCGCCCTACCCTCACTACTGTGTGCCGTCGTTCCATGACAGTGCTCCCAAAAAGTGAGGTCGAAGTCTGCTACCGGTTCGGCAAACCAACCAGTGAATGTCGGTGACCACCTGTTTCCAGCTCGATACAACCCCATGGCCCGGGCGTTTGCAGTGGACCACGGGGGAGTGACAGAAGATTTCAATCGACCTGGCCGCTTACTTGCCCTTGCCCATTGGGTCTTCCCAGAAATGCCGCTCCGTTTCCTGCTGGATGTCGGCCCGACTCAGACCAATGTCTTTCAGCGCGTCATCGCTGAGGCTGGCCAGCACTGAGCGCTCACGATGCAACTGAAACCAGCGCACGAGTTTTTCCAGCAGATGATGGGAGAAGCCTTGGAGTGAGAAATGGTTTAACTGCACATAACCTTTTTGACCTTTCATCGTCTTGCCCTCCGTTGTGGATGGCTCAAGTCTCGCGCCAGGACTAAGATCAATCCAACGAATGTTTCTTATGCAACACATCTCGGAGATTGATGAGTTGAGCGCCTACCCCAGCATTGATACCGAAGTCCTGCGCACGTTCGTCGCCATTGCCGACCAGGGCGGTTTCACCCGTGCTGGTGAGTTGGTCAACCGCACGCAATCGGCGGTCAGCATGCAGATGAAGCGTCTTGAAGAGGACGTGCTGCAACGCCAACTGTTCCAGCGCGACGGACGCCAGGTGAAGCTGACTGCCGAGGGTCAGGTGTTGCTGGGTTACGCCCGGCGGATCCTCAAGCTGCACAGTGAAGTGTTCAACACCCTGCGAGAACCGCACATGGTCGGCATGGTCAAGATCGGCACGCCCGACGACTATGTCATGCGCTTCCTGCCGGGCATCCTGTCGCGCTTCGCCCAGGCCTATCCGTTGATCCAGATCGAAGTGCATTGCGACTCCTCCGAGCAGTTGCTGCAACGCCAGGACCTGGACCTGTCGATCGTCACCCGCGAACCTGGTAACGAGATCGGCCAACTGCTGCGCAAGGAACGTTTTGTCTGGGCCCAGGCGCTGTGCTTCAACCCCAACGAGCAAGTGCCGCTGCCGCTGGCAATGTTCAACAGTGACTGTTTTTGCCGGCGCTGGGCCTGTAACGCCCTGGACGCCAGCGAGCGCGAGTACCGCATCGCCTATAACAGCTCAAGTCTGTCGGCGATCATGGCGGTGGTCAGTGCCGGGCTGGCCGTAACCGCCCAACTGGAAAGCTTGATCACCCAGGACATGCGCATCCTCGGCGAGGCGGAAGGTCTGCCGCAGTTGCCCGAGGCCAGCATCATGCTGTTGCGCAACCTGCATAACCCCTCGCCCATCACCGAGTGCCTGGCCGAGCACATTGTCGAAGGCTTCAAACTTTAAAGGCGAGCATCACCGCACACAGCACCAGGAAGGCGCAGAACAACCCGCGCAGCAGGCGTTCCGGCATGGCGTGGGCGATCTTCACTCCCCAACTGATGCTCAACAGCCCCCCCGCCGCCATAGGCAGCGCAATGCTCCAGTTCACCTGCTGATGCAGCGCATAGGTGACCAGGGTCACGCCGGTGCTGGGCAAGGCCAGCGCCAGCGACAGGCCCTGGGCCACCACTTGAGTGGTGCCGAACAGACTGGTGAGCACCGGCGTCGCCACCACGGCCCCGCCCACACCGAACAACCCACCCATGGCCCCCGAGGCCGCTCCCAGGACGCCTAGCCAGGGCCATGGATAGCGCATCTGCACGCTGGGCTTGGCGGTTGCCATGAACATACGCAGCAGGTTGTAGCTCGACAGCGCCACCAGAAAGGCCACAAAACCGATGCGCATGACCTGGGCATCAATCCCCACCGCCCAGATCGAGCCAAGCCAGGCGAAACAGAACCCCATCGACGCAAGCGGCAGGGCGTGCCGCAATTCGATGCGATTGCGCTGGTGGTAACGCCACAGCGCCAGCATCACATTGGGCACCACCATCACCAGCGCCGTGCCCTGGGCAATCTGCTGATCCAGGCCGAACAATACGCCCAGCACCGGGATCGCGATCAATCCGCCGCCGATTCCGAACAATCCGCCGACAGTCCCCAGGGCAGCGCCCAGTACCAGATACATCGCCAACTCAATCACAATTCATTTCTCCGCACACCAGGCTGTGCATCCTACGCAGTAGCTTCTAGCGGGGAAACGCACAGCAACGCACAATGGCTGTGCCAAATCCGCATAGGCTGATCCTGATGAATCCCAACGCGCTCACCGACCAACTGGGGTTATTCCTCGACGTAGTGGAAACCGGCAGTTTTTCCGCGGCCGCCCGCCGCCATCCACTGACCCCCTCGGCCGTCGCCAGGCGTATCGACAGCCTGGAGCATGCCTTGGGCAGCCAGCTGTTCGTGCGCACCACCCATGCCGTTCGCGCCACGCCCGCGGGGTTGGCGTTTGCCGAACGAGCCCGACGGATAGTCAGTGAATTACGCCTGGCCCGGGCCGAAGCCGCTTCCCTGAGCAACGCGCCGGAGGGCCTGATTCGGGTCGATGCGCCTGCGGCCTTCGGTCGACGCCATCTGGCACCGGTGATTGCCGACTTTCTACAGGTCTATCCGGGGCTCGACGTGCAATTGCATTTGATCGACAGCTTCGTCGACATGCAGGGCTTGAACCTGGGCAAGGTCGACCTGGTGCTGCGCGCCGGGCAAATGGCCGACACCCGCATGGTGGCCACACCCCTGGCGAGCATGGTGCGCATTGCCTGCGCCAGCCCCGCGTACCTCAAGCGGCGCGGCGTACCCCAGCGGCCCGAGGAGTTGAGCACTCATGACGGCCTCGATTGGGATGGCCTGGCGCCGCCCTTCGCCTGGCGCTTCGAGCACAACGGCCAACAGCACTTGCATCGCCCGCAACGCATCCGCCTGAGCGCCAACAATGCCGAAGCGCTGCTCTACGGCGCCCTCGCCGGCCTGGGTATCGCGCACCTGCCGACCTGGTTGTGCAGCGAATACCTGCTGCGCGGCGAGTTGCTACCGTTGTTTTGCGACGCGGGCTTGCCCAAGCCGGAGAACACCGGCATCTATGCCCTGCGCCTGGAGCAGCAGGCCAGTTCCCGCACACGGCTGTTGCTGGAATACCTCAAGAGCCGCTTCAGCCCAATCCCGCCATGGGACCTGGCCCTGCAGCGTGACTTCAGCCGGCTCTAGCGGACAATCATCTGGCGCAAGGCAAAAAAAAACCCGACACAAGGTCGGGTTTTTTGCCTACAAGGACTGCGCTTATTTAGCACGGCCTTTGTAAGAACCGCCTTCGCGGGTATCGATCTCGATCATGTCGCCGATTTCGATGAAGTCAGCAACCGACAGCTCGGTACCGTTCTTCAGTTTGGCAGGCTTCATCACCTTGCCGGAAGTGTCACCGCGAGCGGAACCTTCGGTGTAGTCAACCTGACGCACGATAGTGGTCGGCAGCTCTACGGATACCAGACGGTCTTCGAAGAACACGGCTTCGCAGACGTCGGTCATGCCTTCTTCAACGAATGGCAGAACGCTTTCGATGTCTTCGGCGTTCAGCTCGTACATGGTGTAGTCAGTGGTGTCCATGAACGTGTAGGTGTCGCCGCTGATGAAGGACAGGGTCGCTTCTTTGCGGTCGAGGATCACGTCGTCCAGTTTGTCGTCGGCGCTGTAAACGATCTCGGTCTTGTAACCGGTCAGCAGGTTTTTCAGCTTGGTCTTCATGATCGCGCTGTTACGACCGGACTTGGTGAATTCAGCTTTCTGAACCAGCCAAGGGTCGTTTTCGAGACGGATCACCGTACCGGGTTTCAGTTCTTTACCAGTTTTCATTGCGAATATCCGAATTTGGATGGGATTTACAAAAATCTAGGCCGCGTATCATATCCAATTTAGGTAAAACTGCACCAGCGCTGAGGCAAGATCGGCCTGCAACGACTGTTCCAGACACCATGAGCGGGCGTGATTTTGCAGCTCCGGCCAGTGCGCCTCGGCGCTGATCCAGGCCGGGGCCATGCCCTCGCCGTTATTCCAGGCCCGCCACAACCCCTCTAGCGCCGCGCGTGCAGCCGGCGACAGGGCTTTGGTGTAGAGGCTCAAAAAGGCTTCGAGCTTATCCAGGTGGGCCTCTTCCTCCTGCTGGTAGATATGCCACAGCATCGGACGAGCGGCCCATTGCGCACGGACGAACGAGTCCTCGCCACGCACCGCGTTGAAATCGCAGCACCACAGCAGCAGGTCGTACTGGTCCTGACGGACAAACGGCAACACCTGCACGGTCAGGGCTCCCCGTTGCTGCACGGCGCCGACTGCCAGTCCCGGCTGCCCTAGCCAGCGTGCCACATCCCCGAGGACTCGCCCCTGCGGCACCAGCAGATGGGTGGCCTGTGCAGCGTTCGCCATCACGTCCAGCCAATCGGCCAGCCCGGCATTCTCGTAGGCAAACAGGGATATCAGGCGCGCTCCCGCGGCGCGCTCTACCCCCAGGCCTTGCAGGAACTCACGCTGCGCAACCGGGTGGGCTTGAAACTGCTCGCGCCGTGCCAGCAACTCCCGTTCGCGCAGCAGACCGCCCGTGCCCGGCTGGAACCCGGGGAAAAAAAAGTATTTCTGCACATGCTGGAACTTCACCGAGGGCAGGCCGTGGCAGCCAACGATCCAGTCTTCGGCACTCAAATAGTCGAGGTTCAGCCACAGCGGAGTGTGCTCGCGGGCTGCCATCGCCTCCATGTAGGCATGCGGCAACTGACAGGCGAAGGCAGCAACCACCACATCGGCAGCGTCCGTCGCTTGCCAGTCCGCCGACCAGTGACGCACGTCCACGCCCTGCTGCCATTGCTGGCGCGCATTGACATCAAGCTCCGGACACAGGCGCTCGAATGCCCGCAGGTCGTCGACCCACAAGCGCACCGCGCAGGGATGCTCAGCCACCAGTTGGCGGGCCAGGCGCCAGGTCACGCCGATGTCGCCGTAGTTGTCGACGACCGTACAGAAAATATCCCAGTCGACTTTCATGCCGGGCTCCGTGGGGCAAAGACTTTGATTGTCCGCATAAATCGTTGCGCGCAGAAGGGCCGACGGCGATTAATCTTCATGCGACAATCCAC from Pseudomonas sp. S04 encodes the following:
- a CDS encoding winged helix-turn-helix domain-containing protein is translated as MTGSLCFSLKQARRLALTAQGFSGRQSPAAVKSSQLNRLIERLGVLQIDSVNALVRSHYLPLFSRLGDYSSGLLDQAAWGQGRRRTLFEYWGHEASLLPLSMYPLLRWRMQRAAQGEGIYQQLARFGREQQDTIRRVLASVEELGALGAGSLSTRQERAGPWWDWSAEKHALEWLFAAGEVTVAGRRGFERLYDLPERVIPASVLSVALPSEADAQRGLLLHAAAALGVATEKDLRDYFRLELAQCRSALAELVEDGALQACEVQGWKQRAYCLPEPKVPRRVSASALLSPFDSLIWERSRTERLFDFRYRLEIYTPPAKRVYGYYVLPFLHHERIAARVDLRAERALGRLAVHAVHEEQPGLDEAGMQALADNLRKMANWLGLAQIQLNCPRASAARLRVALAGG
- a CDS encoding DUF1127 domain-containing protein, with the translated sequence MERRHTVVRVGRGAMESTLDRSVRHLSRALAKLGRWHQLSKDRAELARMSDDRLRDIGLSRADVVRESSRPFWDDPLKR
- a CDS encoding DUF1127 domain-containing protein, whose protein sequence is MKGQKGYVQLNHFSLQGFSHHLLEKLVRWFQLHRERSVLASLSDDALKDIGLSRADIQQETERHFWEDPMGKGK
- a CDS encoding LysR family transcriptional regulator; its protein translation is MSAYPSIDTEVLRTFVAIADQGGFTRAGELVNRTQSAVSMQMKRLEEDVLQRQLFQRDGRQVKLTAEGQVLLGYARRILKLHSEVFNTLREPHMVGMVKIGTPDDYVMRFLPGILSRFAQAYPLIQIEVHCDSSEQLLQRQDLDLSIVTREPGNEIGQLLRKERFVWAQALCFNPNEQVPLPLAMFNSDCFCRRWACNALDASEREYRIAYNSSSLSAIMAVVSAGLAVTAQLESLITQDMRILGEAEGLPQLPEASIMLLRNLHNPSPITECLAEHIVEGFKL
- a CDS encoding sulfite exporter TauE/SafE family protein, producing the protein MIELAMYLVLGAALGTVGGLFGIGGGLIAIPVLGVLFGLDQQIAQGTALVMVVPNVMLALWRYHQRNRIELRHALPLASMGFCFAWLGSIWAVGIDAQVMRIGFVAFLVALSSYNLLRMFMATAKPSVQMRYPWPWLGVLGAASGAMGGLFGVGGAVVATPVLTSLFGTTQVVAQGLSLALALPSTGVTLVTYALHQQVNWSIALPMAAGGLLSISWGVKIAHAMPERLLRGLFCAFLVLCAVMLAFKV
- a CDS encoding LysR family transcriptional regulator; translation: MNPNALTDQLGLFLDVVETGSFSAAARRHPLTPSAVARRIDSLEHALGSQLFVRTTHAVRATPAGLAFAERARRIVSELRLARAEAASLSNAPEGLIRVDAPAAFGRRHLAPVIADFLQVYPGLDVQLHLIDSFVDMQGLNLGKVDLVLRAGQMADTRMVATPLASMVRIACASPAYLKRRGVPQRPEELSTHDGLDWDGLAPPFAWRFEHNGQQHLHRPQRIRLSANNAEALLYGALAGLGIAHLPTWLCSEYLLRGELLPLFCDAGLPKPENTGIYALRLEQQASSRTRLLLEYLKSRFSPIPPWDLALQRDFSRL
- a CDS encoding elongation factor P — translated: MKTGKELKPGTVIRLENDPWLVQKAEFTKSGRNSAIMKTKLKNLLTGYKTEIVYSADDKLDDVILDRKEATLSFISGDTYTFMDTTDYTMYELNAEDIESVLPFVEEGMTDVCEAVFFEDRLVSVELPTTIVRQVDYTEGSARGDTSGKVMKPAKLKNGTELSVADFIEIGDMIEIDTREGGSYKGRAK
- the earP gene encoding elongation factor P maturation arginine rhamnosyltransferase EarP; the protein is MKVDWDIFCTVVDNYGDIGVTWRLARQLVAEHPCAVRLWVDDLRAFERLCPELDVNARQQWQQGVDVRHWSADWQATDAADVVVAAFACQLPHAYMEAMAAREHTPLWLNLDYLSAEDWIVGCHGLPSVKFQHVQKYFFFPGFQPGTGGLLRERELLARREQFQAHPVAQREFLQGLGVERAAGARLISLFAYENAGLADWLDVMANAAQATHLLVPQGRVLGDVARWLGQPGLAVGAVQQRGALTVQVLPFVRQDQYDLLLWCCDFNAVRGEDSFVRAQWAARPMLWHIYQQEEEAHLDKLEAFLSLYTKALSPAARAALEGLWRAWNNGEGMAPAWISAEAHWPELQNHARSWCLEQSLQADLASALVQFYLNWI